The following DNA comes from Pseudomonas triticicola.
TCTCGCACTTGATTTCCGCCAGCGCGTTCTGCGAAGACTCCTCGCTGTCCTGTTCCAGGCGATCAATCATTGCAATGTCATGGCGCAGCGACCCAATCTGCTCCTGAAGTTCTTCGGCGCTCTTGGCCAGCGCGGTATCACGCACTTCCAGGAAGCGTGCAAGGCGGGTCGCCGTGTCAACCAGTTTCGACGCAGCAGAGGACAACGCCATGACGGCTGCCTGCCGGTGGGCCTTGAAGATCACTTTCTCCAGCGGCTCGGCGAAATTTGATTTTTTCCAAAGGTGACTGGCACCGCGCTGGACAAGTTCGGTGTCTTGCAAGGCGTCTTCCCATTCCATGCCCAGCACCAACTGGCCGAAGTCTTCGACCCAGGCATTTTGGCCTCTCTTGGCCTCAGGAAGCTTGCCGTGGTTGGCAATTTCCTGTTGAGCACGGCTGGCCAAATATCCCCAGCGCGAAGAGACTGGATAGACATCTGCTGCATCGAGCCTGCGATTCATCAACGACTCGGCCACGAAGGTACGTGTTTGGTCAGCACTGTCGCCGTTGCGGTCCCTTTGGTCGAACTTGTTCACCAATGCAAACAGTCGCCCTTCGGCAATATCGGCAATCTCATCCAGCTCCTTTCGCACCTGCTCATCGGCGTCAGACTTGAGCTGTGTGAAGTCCATGACAGCCAGCACAGCCGAAGCCTTCTTCAACTGTTCCTTGAGCATTTTGCGAAGATGCTGCTGGCCCGCCTCATTGGGGCCGGGTGTATCAAGCAATGCCAATTTACCCTGACCCGCCGCCTGGCCGAGATGAGAAAATTCGATGCGGATGACAGGGTAATCGTCGATACTGGAGTAGCTGCCAAAGGGGAAGTCCACCCCCAGAAACGCCGCAAGCCGTACCAAATCGTTCAGGCTTTTGAGGAACCAGAAGATATTTTCCGACCCCTCATATAGCGCTTTGAAACTTCCCCGCTGATCAATCAGCTTCAGCAGGTCAAGCATGTCATCGGTACGCTCCAGATTCTGCAGCGCCGCGTCACCTCGGTCAGATGAGATTACTTTGCCAAGCTGCACAATGAGGTCGTTGATCGGCTTGCAGTTTTTCAGCTCCAACACTGGCTCGACTTGGCCAGGGGTGTGCTCGATCAAAGTCGGCAACGCAGTCATTGGCCGGTTGCGGTTAGGCAGCACTTCATGTCCAACGATGGCATTGATTGTGGTCGATTTACCGGCCTTCATGGTGCCGACCACGGCCAGGACCATCTTCAATTCGCCGACTTTGACCAGCTCGCCTTCGAGGTAACCAATCTCTTGAATGACATTCGCTTTGCTGAAGGTCTGATGCTCATCACCCTGATCATCAGACAGCACACCTTCGCCTTCCTGCACGTGATGCAGCAAGCCTAGCTCCAAGCTTAGAAGCCTACGAGCTTCATCACGTAGCAGATCTATCGATTGTTCCTGCATCAAAAACTCCTTGCGCGAGGCACCATTGGCCTCTAGTCATCCGTAAAACGCCTACCGCAGACAAGCGGCCTATCTTCGTCACGCCGATAATATCAAAATGACAGCAACCTACTGTGAACTCAAATCACGATTGCCAGTGGGCAAACAAAGAGCGGCATAACCCTGACCACGCCACCCCAGACATGGCGACAGCCCGCTATGCAAACGCCCTGAACGGCACGCTACTCAATCCATTGCCGCTGATCACTCCGCAACCGGCACCAACGCCTCCAGCAACTCACACTTGCGCCGCAACTGCACCACATGCTCTCGCTCCGCCCGCAACGCTGACCGCAGCTCACTATTCTCCATCTCCCAAATCTGCAACCAGCGCAGATCCCTCTGGCAGTGCTCCACCGTCTTCCCAAGCTCGCCGAGCTTTAACCCCTGCTGAATCAGCACCAGCAGGATGATCCCCATCGCCACCAATGCACCCGTCGCAACCACTTCCGGCATAGCCATACTCATATCCTTTGCTGCCTTCGAAGTATTCCAAAGACAAGCGAAAGATATGTAATGTTAAACTACACGTCTAGAATGTAGACTTATACAGGTAAAGTAATCGCGCACATGGAGAGGGTATGAAACGCAAGCAATCCATCGAGCGGGTACGCTGGGACCTGGCACTTCGCTATCGCTTGATCGAGACCGTTGCCTGGTGGGAAGGCCGGCTGACCACGGGCCACCTGATGCAGAGCTTTGGCATCAGCCGCCAGCAGGCGTCTAAGGACATCAATACGTACATCACCGAACATGCGCCCAAAAACTTGACATATGACAAGCAGCTCAAGGGCTATGTGCCGAGCAAGCATTTCAAGCCGCTGTTCATCGACAACAGCGCCAGCGCCTACCTGCACCTGCTCTACCAGAACAATGAGCGCGCCCCGCACATCGACGGGCTGGCTCTGGCGTATGCGCACACCCGGGTACTGGAAGTGCCTGACCGCCCCATTCGGCCAGAGGTACTGCGCCCTTTGCTCAAGGCCTGCCGTGAAGGCCTGCGCCTGGAAACCGAATACGTGTCCTTCAACACCCCCAATGTCGAGGTGCGCCTGATCGCCCCCCACACACTGGTCTACACCGGTATGCGCTGGCACGTGCGAGCCTATTGCGAAAAGAACGGCCAATACCGCGACTTCGTCCTTAGCCGCCTGCGTGGGCAGCCAGACTTGCTCGACGTTTCACCGAACACGCGCGAGCAGGATAAAGACTGGAATGTCGAGGTGCCGGTCATCTTCGCGCCTGATGGGCGGTTGAACGAGGCGCAGAAGGCAATCATCGAAACCGACTACGGCATGACGCAGGGGCAATTGGTGGTGCCAAGCCGCAGGGCATTGGTGAAGTATGTGTTGCAGCGGTACCAGATTGACCACCGCAACATGGCGATACTTCCCGAGGCCCAGCAACTGGTGGTGAACAACCTCCAGGAACTGCAGCCGTGGTTGATGAAATACTGACGCTTGGATCTTAGCAGCGTCAACCGAGATCAACTGCGTGACTGCGCCAACCTGCTCGGCAAGCTAGTTCCGGTCATCATTCTGCTGATGCTGGATAACCCGGACACATTGTGGGGTGATGCGTGTTATCTCGTAGTCGTTTAGCTCAGTGACCGCGCTTGGACCAAGGGTCGCCCTACAGCGGGCGACCGAGCTGGTCATCGGCAGGCCAGGAACACTTCTCGCAGTATTCCAATCGGTATTCCAGCTTAAAATACAAACCGGAATTCACCCAATTAATCAACATGTTACTGACCTAATTCAGATTACCCCGGCCCACCACTTCATCATCTAAAGACGTCCCCGGACGTCTTTTTTTGTGCCTGAAATCCAGTAAATACGGGGGTTTCAGGGCTATTGGGCTTCACAGCGCTTCAGGCAGATCCATTTTGAAATGTATTCCAAGGCCTAATCCAAGCCCCCCTGACTGATAGATTTCGGAGTACATATTGACCGGCGGCGACGGCCTTCAGTTACGAGTCCGAACCAACCGTTCGAGGCCCATCGACCCTCAACGACAGAGCCCGCCCAATGCGGGCTTCGTCGCATCTGGTGATTGGTATATTTCCTTCAACAAACACGTCGAGCCCACCGCCCTGCACGATGAATTTTTCTTCACCGCACTCCGTCCCGCGAACCGATAAAATCCCCCCGCTCATTCAAGAAACTACGGTTCGCCCGCGCTCCTAGCGGGCTTTTTTTCGCCTCGGCTTCTCCATATCTTGCCGCTCCCCACCATATGCGCGACTCTGCCAGCAGATCCCTCGCCAAGGAGCGCTCGATGCCGCTGTTATCCCTGCCCTGCCCGCGCCTGACAATGGCGATCCTCTCCCCCGACCAAGCCGAGCTCGAAAGCGCTTTTTACCAGCGCAACCTCCGCCACCTGGCGCCGTGGTCGCCCATCCGCACCACCGATTACTTCTCCACCGCCAACATCCGCCGTCGTCTCGAGATCCAGGCCAGCGCCTTCGAGGCCGAGTTGGTGATGCATTTCGCGCTGCTGTCGCCGGACGGTCAGCAGATGATCGGTGCGTGCAATTTCAGCGGGATTATTCGTGGGGCGTTTCAGGCGTGTTATTTGGGTTATCACATTGATGAGGCGCATCAGGGGCAGGGTTTGATGCAGGAGGGGCTGGAGGCGGGGATTGGTTATATGTTCGATGTGCAGAATCTGCATCGGATCATGGCCAATTACATTCCCGGCAATGAGCGCAGTGCGCGTTTGCTTGAGCGCTTGGGTTTTGAGCGCGAGGGCTATGCGAAGGCGTATCTGAACATTGCCGGGCGTTGGCAGGATCATGTGCTGACGGCGCTGGTCAATCCGGGGTTCGAGGCGCCGGATCAGCGCTGGTCGCGGCGCCTGGGTTGAGTTGCGCTAAATCTGTCAGACAAAAATCCTTTCAGCTCTCGGGTTTGCGGCCGATACAGACCTGCTAACACCCCTGCTGGCTCAAAAGAACAACAATCTTCCAGCTTAACTGACGACCAAGAAACCCAACGTTTCTGGAGGATTTGCATGAATAGCTGGTTCGGTAACATCAGCGTGAACATGAAACTCGGCTTGGGCTTCGGCCTGGTGCTGGCCCTGACCTGCGTTCTGGCGCTGACCGGCTGGACCAGTCTCGGCGGCCTGATCGACCGCAGCAACTGGATGAGCGACATCACCCAGCTCAACGCCGGCCTGACCAAATTGCGCGTGGTGCGCCTGCAATACATGCTGACCAACGGCGACGAAACCGCCGCGCAGAATGTGCAGACAACCCTGGAAAGTTTCGCCGCTCAGCAGCAGGCGTTGATCAGCAAATTCAAGAGTCCAGAGAACGTCAAACTGCTCAAGCAGCAGGCCGCGACCATCGCTGAATACCAGACCTCGCTGAACAAAATGCGCAACGCCTATCGCACCGGCAACAGCGCGCGCGACACCATGAGCGCCAACGCCCAGACCGCTTACAACCTGATCGAATCGATCAGCCAGCGCGTGCAGCAGATGGAGTTGAGCGATCAGCGTTTCGAGCAGTTCCAGGCTGTCACTGCGGCCAAGGAAGCGTTCATCCTCGCGCGCTATGAAGTGCGTGGTTACACCGCAACCAGCAATGCCGAAACCGAGCAGAAAGCCGTCGGCCAGATCGACGCGGCCATCGCCAGCCTCAAACCGCTGAATGCGCAATTTGCCGCGACTCAGCAGGATGCCCTGCGCCAATTGGAAACCGCGCTGAGCAGCTATCGCAGCGCGTTGATGGCGTACAAGAACGCCAACACCGAGGCCGTGCAGGCGCGTAAGGAAATGACCGATCAGGGCACCACCATCGTCGCCCTGAGCGAGCAGCTCTACCAGATTCAACTTGACCGTCGTGACGCTGAAAGCGCCCAGGCGCGCACCTTCCAGTTGATCAGCACGTTGCTGGCGCTGCTGGTTGGCGTGATTGCTGCGGTGATCATCACCCGTCAGATCACTCGTCCGTTGCAGGAAACCCTGGCCGTGGTCGAGCGCATCGCCAGCGGCGACCTGACTCAGAACGTCACCGTCACCCGCCGCGACGAACTCGGCGTGTTGCAGCAAGGCATCGCGCGCATGGGCGTGACCCTGCGTGATTTGATCAGTGGCATCCGCGACGGCGTCACGCAGATTGCCAGCGCCGCCGAAGAGTTGTCGGCTGTAACCGAACAGACCAGCGCCGGTGTGAATAGCCAGAAAGTCGAGACCGATCAGGTCGCCACGGCCATGCACGAAATGACTGCCACCGTGCAGGAAGTTGCGCGCAATGCTGAGGAAGCGTCGCAAGCTGCCGCCGCGGCGGATGGCGAAGCCCGTGAAGGCGACAAGGTGGTGAATGAGGCCATCGCGCAGATCGAGCGTCTGGCCAGCGAAGTGGTGCGTTCGACCGAAGCGATGAGCGTGCTGCAACAGGAAAGCGACAAGATCGGCAGCGTCATGGACGTGATCAAGGCTGTCGCCGAACAGACCAACCTGCTCGCGCTCAACGCCGCGATCGAAGCCGCGCGTGCCGGTGAAGCCGGGCGTGGGTTTGCCGTGGTCGCCGATGAGGTGCGTGGTCTGGCTCAGCGCACGCAGAAATCCACCGAGGAAATCGAAGGTCTGGTCGCCGGTCTGCAGAACGGCACCCAGCAGGTTTCGGCAGTGATGAACAACAGCCGCGCCCTGACCGACAGCAGCGTCGCCCTGACGCGCAAGGCCGGCGCCTCGCTGGAAAACATCACCCGCACAGTGTCGAACATCCAGTCGATGAACCAGCAGATCGCCGCCGCTGCCGAACAGCAAAGCGCCGTGGCTGAAGAGATCAGCCGCAGCATCATCAACGTCCGAGACGTGTCCGAGCAGACCGCAGCGGCGAGTGATGAGACGGCAGCGTCGAGTGTTGAGCTTGCGCGGTTGGGTGGTCAGTTGCAGCAGATGGTCAGCCACTTCCGCGTATGACGTTGGTTTTGCGCTGAGGCAAACCGAATCGCGGGCAAGCCCACAGGTTTTCGTGGTTGAGCACTGTTGATGTGTTCACCTCGATAACTGTGGGAGCGGGCTTGCCCGCGATGGCGGTGGGTCAATCAAATCGACGTTGCCTGACACTCCGTCTTCGCGAGCAGGCTCGCTCCCACCCTTGGATTTGTGTGACTCACCGGATTTTGAGCACACCGCAGATCCCTTGTGGGAGCGGGCTTGCCCGCGATGGCGGGGGGTCAATCAAATCAACAGTGCCTGACACTCCGCCTTCGCGAGCAGGCTCGCTCCCACATTGGATTTGTGTGCCACGCTGGATTTTGAGCACACCGCAAAACCTTGTGGGAGCGGGCTTGCCCGCGATGGCGGTGGGTCAATCAAATCAAAGTTGCCTGACACTGCGCATTCGCGAGCAAGCTCGCTCCCACATTTGGATTTGTGTGACTCACCGGATTTTGAGCACACCGCAGATCCCTTGTGGGAGCGGGCTTGCCCGCGATGGCGGTGGGTCAGTCAAATCAAAGTTGCCTGACACTCCGCCTTCGCGAGCAGGCTCGCTCCCACATTTGGATTTGTGTGACTCACCGGATTTTGAGCACACCGCAATACCCCTGTGGGAGCGAGCCTGCTCGCGAAAGCGGTTTAAATGGCAGAGCACATTTTCAGACCTGCCACGGATTGATCACTTCAATCCCGGAAAACTCGAAATCCCGGACATTACGTGTAGCAATCGCGGCTCCACGATTTCGGCAGATCGCTGCGATTTGCGCATCGGCCATTGCAATCCCCCGCCCTTTCGCCTCTGCATCGGCTACCAGCGTCGCGTACTCGACGGCTGCGTGGGCATCGAATGGCAAAATCCGCCCGGCAAAATCCTCTTCAAACATTGCCAAAGCGTGAGCCTGGAGTTTTTGTTTGCGCTTGCCGGAAGGTAATCGAGCGATGCCGTGCAGTATCTCAGCCACGGTGATTGCACTGATGGCCAGGTCCATGGCCGGTTGCGCATCCACCCAAGCCAACACTTGAGCCTCGGGTTCGATACGCATGAATTCTGATAGAACGTTGGTATCGAGCACTATCATTCAGAAAAATCCACCCCGAGCGGTTTTTCTACACGCGCAGGCAGATCGAGCTCGGCTCCGCCCTCGGCGCTGAAACGCTGGTGGATCCGACTGCCGAGCCCTCCGGCACGATCAACCGTGGTGAGCGCTCGGCCCAGAATCAGCCGAGCCTCTTCTTCCATGGAATGTCCGTTGTGTGCAGCGGTAATGCGCAGCTGCTCCTTGA
Coding sequences within:
- a CDS encoding dynamin family protein produces the protein MQEQSIDLLRDEARRLLSLELGLLHHVQEGEGVLSDDQGDEHQTFSKANVIQEIGYLEGELVKVGELKMVLAVVGTMKAGKSTTINAIVGHEVLPNRNRPMTALPTLIEHTPGQVEPVLELKNCKPINDLIVQLGKVISSDRGDAALQNLERTDDMLDLLKLIDQRGSFKALYEGSENIFWFLKSLNDLVRLAAFLGVDFPFGSYSSIDDYPVIRIEFSHLGQAAGQGKLALLDTPGPNEAGQQHLRKMLKEQLKKASAVLAVMDFTQLKSDADEQVRKELDEIADIAEGRLFALVNKFDQRDRNGDSADQTRTFVAESLMNRRLDAADVYPVSSRWGYLASRAQQEIANHGKLPEAKRGQNAWVEDFGQLVLGMEWEDALQDTELVQRGASHLWKKSNFAEPLEKVIFKAHRQAAVMALSSAASKLVDTATRLARFLEVRDTALAKSAEELQEQIGSLRHDIAMIDRLEQDSEESSQNALAEIKCEMSMTFTELAEAIKHEVGEGFKAGKRQEQQQAVARMQEQLAPTMAGLLKGAFSTWLGGEQARRARNGFDFEFDEESPVINFDKQSEAEALLKKIEDGVHSIISDGEVELVRRMGEILKDFRITFAVDIEAEANKLIAGLNERLNRSGFAIDVKIPDTTPLTLKYTAGEILRDSVDSKHRNVTRSRRSKGAWGTICSWFGTSDWGWEEYTVKQGYYAVDINKVRKAIDASIEQLFKDLEASAADTIAQPLNEGLHTFFEQLKGSIESIRSDLQQSIRDQERSQDEQIALAGLLSSYKREVMPIKRDSEELLRDVSPAGVPA
- a CDS encoding WYL domain-containing protein: MKRKQSIERVRWDLALRYRLIETVAWWEGRLTTGHLMQSFGISRQQASKDINTYITEHAPKNLTYDKQLKGYVPSKHFKPLFIDNSASAYLHLLYQNNERAPHIDGLALAYAHTRVLEVPDRPIRPEVLRPLLKACREGLRLETEYVSFNTPNVEVRLIAPHTLVYTGMRWHVRAYCEKNGQYRDFVLSRLRGQPDLLDVSPNTREQDKDWNVEVPVIFAPDGRLNEAQKAIIETDYGMTQGQLVVPSRRALVKYVLQRYQIDHRNMAILPEAQQLVVNNLQELQPWLMKY
- a CDS encoding GNAT family N-acetyltransferase, with product MPLLSLPCPRLTMAILSPDQAELESAFYQRNLRHLAPWSPIRTTDYFSTANIRRRLEIQASAFEAELVMHFALLSPDGQQMIGACNFSGIIRGAFQACYLGYHIDEAHQGQGLMQEGLEAGIGYMFDVQNLHRIMANYIPGNERSARLLERLGFEREGYAKAYLNIAGRWQDHVLTALVNPGFEAPDQRWSRRLG
- a CDS encoding type II toxin-antitoxin system VapC family toxin yields the protein MIVLDTNVLSEFMRIEPEAQVLAWVDAQPAMDLAISAITVAEILHGIARLPSGKRKQKLQAHALAMFEEDFAGRILPFDAHAAVEYATLVADAEAKGRGIAMADAQIAAICRNRGAAIATRNVRDFEFSGIEVINPWQV
- a CDS encoding FitA-like ribbon-helix-helix domain-containing protein — its product is MASITIRNLDEKLKEQLRITAAHNGHSMEEEARLILGRALTTVDRAGGLGSRIHQRFSAEGGAELDLPARVEKPLGVDFSE